Within the Deltaproteobacteria bacterium genome, the region CGAGATTTGAATTTCACAAGTCGTAGGCCCGCCGACGGCGTTGCACGTCACCGTTGTCGCAACATTCGGTTGAATCACAGCGCTATCGCCGGAATTCAAATTCAAAGTTGCTGCTTGAGCCATAAAGCCCATTGAAAGAATTCCAGCTGCGAGGCCGCCAAAAATCGATTTTTTTCTGAACATGTTTTCCTCTCGGTGCAGTCGCACCTTTTTAAATTTCAGTTAAGTAAGTGCTGACCAAAGTGAGCGAACGGATTCAAGACTAACTCGATTCATACAGTCGTACTGAGGGCAGGTCGAACCGATACAGGCTTTTTTACCTGGGCATTCAACTTCCGGAACAAGGATTTGTACGGAATCACCCTGCGGTGCCCAGCGGGTTGGGTGCTGCACTTTGACGGGGCTGTATATGCCGATTACTGGACGGCCCAATGAAGCAGCCAAGTGGGCAACGCCAGTACTTGGTGCGAGAACACATTTCGCTCCCTCAAGAACGTGCAACAGTTGCGCACCGGTGAGCTTCGAATCTAACCATTCAATATTTTGCGCTCCTTGGAGCGCTTGACGGATCGGTTGTAAAACCGCTTCATCGGTTGCTGTTCCGGTGATGACGATCTTTCCGTCTTTCGAAGCTTCTTGAATCCAGGAGATATAGTGCGAAGTGGGCCAATTTCTAGCAGACCCTGCCATGCCAGGATGAATCACAGAATACTTTCCGTGTGTAAGTCCGTGCTTTTTCAAAGTGGCTGATTGCCAGTCTGGATCGACTTTTAATTTCAGCGGCAGCCGCTCGATTTTTTCTGACTCCGACGTCATTGAATCAATGACCCGCATGTTGTACTCGAACTCACTTGTCTCAGCGAGACTTCGTTTTTGCCGAACTCCCTGGTTAAAAAACAAAAAGGAATGCCACTGTGATCGCACGCCTACACGATTTGGAATTCTTGCTAACCAGAGCAGCGGACTGACCCACCACGGCGCATGAAACACGATGGCAGTTTTATATTTTCTATCCTTTAACTCGCGAAGTAGGCGTTTGAATTCGGCCTGGGTCACTTTTGATTTCATTTCGCGAACGCGTCTGCGAGGAACGGCGTGATCAGCGACAAAGCCCAGCCCCTCTGAGATCCACCAATCGACATTTCTCTCGCCATCTGATTCCGGATACAATCCGTCGGCTGGTAGGCTGAGAGTCAGGTCGCCCAATCGGTCCATGCGCACAAAAAGTGTGGGACCGTCAGCAGGGCTGAGACCGGTGACGCTTCGTTCACTTCGGACAAGCATGCGCGGTGAAAGATCCGAGGACGGCAAATAGGAATCCAAATTCTCAGTCATATCGAGACGATAGCGGGCCATTGGTCCAGCTGCAATCGAGATTCGGTGAGTCGAACGGCCAGAAGTGAGCCTCGCGACGCGCGTTCGCGGGAATCTGGACTGGAAAGGTTTCCAAGGCGCTGAAACGCTAACCCTATGCGTTATCTAAAGTCGACGCAGGTTTATCGTGTTTTCATCCGCCTACTTCGGGCCGTTTACAACGTCGGCCAAGGGAACTAGAACTTTGGGAGCAAATTGACGAGAGGGGCTTGTGATCGTCAAAAACAGGGGATTTAAAAATACGGTGTGCGAAGCATCGAACTCGTTTGCGAGTCTGGTGTTACTTCGAGTTTTCAGTGTTGCTCTTTTGTCGGCGACGCTGACGGGTTGCGGGCTCAATACGTTGGAGGCGGTGCCTGGAGAGGCGCCGTTGAAACTTTCTGGTCCAACGGAAAACTGCATGAGCGAAAGCCTCAAGCATTTGGAATCCTATTTCAAAGGTTCCGCATCGGCGGAACAAGTCGATACGGCGTTCTCGTGTGTATCCGGCGCGCTCGATATGTTCACGACCTATGGCCGCGGTACTACCGATCGCGACTCGTTTTCTTCCATTGAACTTCGTACTTTTCTTGAACGTCACTTCCTTGGGAATCTCAAGCTTAGCGATTCTCTATTGAATGAAGTCATGCGAGTAAAGATCGCGATACTCGGTGGATCGCCTGACCGCCTGACCAAGGCTGAACTCACGCGACTTGTCGAAGTTTTGGATACTCTGCGGATTGAAGCGCTTCGACTTCGCCCTTATGTAGAAATTTTAAATCAACGCTTGCCTGCAGACGGCCTAAGTGTCGATCCAAGTCATCTCGAACAAGCAATATCAGATTTCACATTTACCATGGACACTTTGGGAGCTCTTCTAGGAAAGTCTCGACAGACCTATAAGCTCGAGAACCTCAAGACATTGCTTCAGGATTTTCAAGGTCTCTACGAAGGCCGGTCGAATTGGAAAGGTCCTGAGTGGTTTTCGCAGCAAATGCCACTGATTGTCTCGGCGAAAGCCCTGCTGATCCGACCCGATGGCGAGTCTATTTCTCCAGACGAGTGGCAACTTTTATTTTCTCATGTTGGTCGCGTCTATGGACTTTTCTTGCGCTTCAAGTATGCGATCAAAGGACGCGATCTTTTCTTCG harbors:
- a CDS encoding glycosyltransferase family 9 protein; amino-acid sequence: MARYRLDMTENLDSYLPSSDLSPRMLVRSERSVTGLSPADGPTLFVRMDRLGDLTLSLPADGLYPESDGERNVDWWISEGLGFVADHAVPRRRVREMKSKVTQAEFKRLLRELKDRKYKTAIVFHAPWWVSPLLWLARIPNRVGVRSQWHSFLFFNQGVRQKRSLAETSEFEYNMRVIDSMTSESEKIERLPLKLKVDPDWQSATLKKHGLTHGKYSVIHPGMAGSARNWPTSHYISWIQEASKDGKIVITGTATDEAVLQPIRQALQGAQNIEWLDSKLTGAQLLHVLEGAKCVLAPSTGVAHLAASLGRPVIGIYSPVKVQHPTRWAPQGDSVQILVPEVECPGKKACIGSTCPQYDCMNRVSLESVRSLWSALT